A genome region from Solanum pennellii chromosome 12, SPENNV200 includes the following:
- the LOC107006436 gene encoding uncharacterized protein LOC107006436 produces MAAPLNLEEGQSSHRPPRFNGHFYSWWKVRMHDYLMAEDSELWDIVLDGPFVPMMDEKDGEKTITVPKPRQKYDEADRKKIEKGFKAKTLLVCGIGPDEYNRVSACESAKEIWDCLKTAHEGTEQVKESKIDMLTSQYENFKMKEGETIHDMFTKLSSITNELRSLGEPISMTKQVRKVLRILPKSWESKVDAITEAKDLKVLTMDALIGNLKTHEMNRNYDLSKKEAKKDKSLMLKYKSDEDSSDDDDMAYLISRFQKIVRRNKIYKKGTNGTRNAAQGDTCYKCGKSGHFIRECPLLKNENKEHQKHRGDKENRRDLVPGNRDRKAAADMVVKRALAAWGDSSSDSEDPDEPKDVSMVAVHEEGTVFNEITLAKVMLDSVIELTSERDTMIVELEILTENKGQFEDTMSRMASLELNNSELKNQLCQFTEEAEKLNGKPNGLQAEIHEKLKNSETNLRLSLEKNNKLEQDIVKLKEELEKSLKWTKSSKLLSNVTNQSNFNKKGLGSLNISPPYNPHSKYVFVSDNLLCLHCGKNGHLKNECVNWRNSCERYSNYAERQNAPNERPGPTEPVSTHRFSKKKSVPAPRSFVRKIQSLPYWTKNYLITPLSAYWELKLKWNFLSLKTLQGGGVSFGDGKKGYILGVGKVGRSLEDSIDNVYHVDGLKYSLLSVSQICDKGNEVKFTSEKCTVVSLTTNKVILTAHRSKNMYVANLEISHGDDLTCLSAQNENADLWHRRLGHVSSSLLNKLISKDLVRGLPKMKFAENKICEACVKGKQIRSSFKPKNQVTSSRTLELLHMDLCGPLKVQSRNGKKYILVIVDDYSRYTWTRFLRSKADTADELVSNKSCVEQDSIRTAQQQEANAELS; encoded by the exons atggctgctccactAAATCTCGAAGAAGGTCAGTCGTCACACAGACCTCCtcgtttcaatggacatttctacagttggtggaaagttagaatgcatgaCTACCTCATGGCTGAAGACAGCGAGTTATGGGATATCGTACTGGATGGACCATTTGTTCCGATGATGGATGAAAAGGATGGAGAGAAGACTATCACTGTTCCAAAGCCTAGGCAGAAATACGACGAAGCTGAcaggaaaaagattgaaaagggtTTCAAAGCTAAAACTCTCCTGGTTTGTGggataggacctgatgagtATAACAGAGTGTCAGCCTGTGAGTCTGCTAAAGAAATTTGGGATTGCTTGAAGACTGCAcatgaaggaactgaacaagtcaaagaatcTAAGATTGACATGCTTACCTCACAATATGagaacttcaaaatgaaggaaggagaaacaATACATGACATGTTCACCAAGCTGTCTTCCATTACAAATGAGCTGCGAAGTCTGGGTGAACCTATAAGCATGACCAAACAAGTCAGGAAAGTGCTTCGAATTCTTCCAAAGTCTTGGGAGAGCAAAGTTGATGCCATTACAGAAGCCAAGGACTTGAAGGTGCTGACTATGGATGCTTTGATTGGTAATCTGAAAACACATGAGATGAATCGAAACTATGATTTGTCAAAGAAGGAAGCCAAGAAGGACAAGTCATTGATGCTAAAGTATAAATCAGATGAAGATtcaagtgatgatgatgatatggcataCCTCATTagtagatttcaaaaaattgtgaggagaaacaaaatttataaaaagggAACTAATGGGACTCGAAATGCTGCTCAAGGTGATACTtgctacaagtgtggaaaaTCTGGGCATTTCATCAGAGAGTGTCCTTTGCTTAAGAATGAAAACAAGGAACATCAAAAACACAGGGGTGACAAGGAAAacagaagggacctggtacctgGTAACAGAGATCGTAAAGCTGCTGCTGATATGGTTGTCAAAAGggctcttgctgcatggggGGATTCTTCTAGTGACTCAGAAGATCCTGATGAGCCAAAGGATGTGTCAATGGTTGCTGTGCATGAGGAGGGAACTGtcttcaatgaaat aacctTGGCAAAAGTCATGTTAGATTCTGTGATAGAGTTAACATCTGAAAGAGATACCATGAttgttgaacttgaaattttaacTGAAAACAAAGGTCAATTTGAAGACACAATGTCAAGAATGGCGTCTCTAGAGTTAAATAACTCTGAACTTAAGAATCAGTTGTGTCAGTTTACTGAAGAAGCTGAAAAGCTGAATGGAAAGCCAAATGGATTGCAAgctgaaattcatgaaaaattgaagaactCTGAGACAAATCTCAGGTTGTCACTTGAAAAGAATAACAAATTAGAACAGGATATTGTGAAACTTAAGGAggaacttgaaaaatctcttaagtggacCAAATCCTCAAAGTTGCTGTCAAATGTGACAAATCAGAGTAATTTTAATAAGAAAGGACTAGGAAGTCTGAACATAAGTCCTCCTTATAATCCTCATAGTAAGTATGTGtttgtgtctgacaatctgtTGTGTTTGCATTGTGGTAAGAATGGACATTTGAAGAATGAGTGTGTTAATTGGAGAAACTCATGTGAAAGATACTCTAATTATGCTGAAAGACAAAATGCACCAAATGAGAGACCTGGTCCTACAGAGCCTGTCTCAACTcacagattttcaaagaaaaaatctgttCCTGCTCCTAGGTCTTTTGTTAGAAAGATTCAAAGTCTACCATATTGGACCAAGAACTATCTGATCACTCCTTTGTCTGCCTACTGGGAACTCAAGctgaaatgg aacttcctctcactcaagaccCTCCAAGGAGGAGGTGTCTCATTTGGTGATGGCaagaaggggtacattttgggagttggcAAAGTAGGAAGATCTCTTGAAGATTCAATTGACAATGTTTACCATGTGGATGGGTTGAAGTACAGCTTGCTAAGTGTGTCACAAATCTGTGACAAAGGAAATGAGGTCAAATTTACTTCTGAAAAATGCACTGTGGTGAGTTTGACTACAAACAAGGTAATTCTCACTGCACacagaagtaaaaatatgtatgtggCAAACTTGGAAATCTCTCATGGAGATGACTTAACATGTCTCAGtgctcaaaatgaaaatgctgaTCTTTGGCATCGTAGGCTGGGACATGTGAGTTCATCTTTATTGAATAAGTTGATTTCAAAGGACCTGGTCCGAGGGTTGCCCAAAATGAAGtttgctgaaaataaaatatgtgaagcTTGTGTTAAAGGAAAGCAAATCAGATCATCATTCAAGCCCAAGAATCAGGTAACATCATCAAGAACCTTAGAGCTGCTTCACATGGACCTTTGTGGACCCTTGAAGGTTCAAAGCAGAAATGGCAAGAAGTACATCTTGGTGATTGTCGATGACTATTCAAGATACACCTGGACGAGATTTTTGAGATCAAAGGCAGATACAGCGGATGAGCTG GTGTCTAATAAGAGCTGTGTTGAACAAGACTCCATACGAACTGCTCAACAACAGGAAGCCAATGCTGAACTATCTTAG